A portion of the Gasterosteus aculeatus chromosome 12, fGasAcu3.hap1.1, whole genome shotgun sequence genome contains these proteins:
- the ccnb2 gene encoding G2/mitotic-specific cyclin-B2, which translates to MSSVEARVVLRAAGIPGKKSAAPAGPRRAALGEITNFTGAAGNNTKRTGNPSAKPARKAVRVEDPLVRAEEVPPADLLPLVSDESDMSVEEEEEEEKVEELCHAFSDALLHVEDVDEQDSDLPQLCSEYVKDIYSYLHVLEVQQAVRADYMQGYKITERMRALLVDWLVQVHSRFQLLQETLYLTVAVIDRFLQVQQVSRGKLQLVGVTAMLVACKYEEMYAPEVGDFTYITDNAFTKAQVLEMEQLVLRTLNFKLGRPLPLHFLRRASKVANSDAQRHTLAKYLMELTLLDYDMVHYRPSEVAAAALCLSQLLLDGLPWSVTQTFYSTYDDAHLKPIVQHVAKNLVMVNDGRSKFQAVKRKYSSSQLMKVSLLPQLSSSTVTALASALLADL; encoded by the exons ATGTCGTCCGTGGAAGCGCGCGTGGTG CTCCGCGCCGCGGGGATCCCGGGGAAGAAGAGCGCGGCCCCCGCGGGCCCGAGGAGGGCTGCTCTCGGGGAGATCACGAACTTCACCGGAGCCGCGGGCAACAACACAAag agGACCGGAAACCCGTCGGCCAAACCAGCGCGGAAAGCTGTCCGGGTGGAGGATCCTCTGGTCCGGGCGGAGGAGGTGCCTCCTGCCGATCTTCTCCCCCTGGTCTCAGACGAGTCTGACATgtccgtggaggaggaggaggaggaggagaaggtggaggagctgtgCCATGCTTTCTCCGATGCGCTGCTCCACGTGGAGGACGTGGACGAGCAGGACTCTGACCTCCCTCAGCTCTGCTCTGAATACGTCAAAGACATCTACAGCTACCTGCACGTCCTGGAG gTGCAGCAGGCCGTGCGGGCCGACTACATGCAGGGTTACAAGATCACAGAGCGCATGCGGGCTCTTCTGGTGGACTGGCTGGTCCAGGTCCACTCCAggttccagctgctgcaggagacccTGTACCTCACCGTCGCCGTGATAGATCGATTCCTCCAG GTCCAGCAGGTCTCTCGTGGGAAGCTGCAGCTGGTCGGCGTCACCGCCATGCTGGTGGCCTGCAAGTACGAGGAGATGTACGCCCCGGAGGTCGGGGACTTCACCTACATCACAGACAACGCCTTCACCAAGGCCCAGGTCCTGGAGATGGAGCAGCTGGTCCTGAGGACGCTGAACTTCAAGCTGGGACGTCCCCTCCCGTTGCACTTCCTCAGACGGGCCTCCAAGGTGGCCAAC TCTGACGCACAGAGGCACACGCTGGCCAAGTATCTGATGGAGCTGACCCTCCTGGACTACGACATGGTCCACTACCGGCCCTCTGaggtcgccgccgccgcgctgtgcctctcccagctgctgctggacgggCTGCCGTGG TCTGTCACTCAGACGTTCTACTCCACCTACGACGACGCCCACCTGAAGCCCATCGTGCAGCACGTGGCCAAGAACCTTGTCATGGTGAACGATGGGAGGAGCAAGTTCCAG GCGGTGAAGAGGAAGTACTCGAGCAGCCAGCTGATGAAGGTCAGCCTGCTGCCTCAGCTGAGCTCGTCCACCGTGACGGCGTTGGCCTCCGCGCTGCTCGCCGACCTCTGA
- the crybgx gene encoding crystallin beta gamma X, translating into MNIFTKVPGFAQQTSKLGSVLQRAFYGSSGRVTLFEQRNFAGRRLDLSSDCSRISDKNFPERCNSVQVESGAWVGYEHENFRGRQYLWDMSERGEYNCYDKWCAQVDHVSSVRAVKQDNNPGRAQLFERAGFSGKKMEIQDDIPNLMSRYSLNRVASIRVLGGAWAVYQEPNYRGPHYILEKRDYNNFSDWGSQNSTVGSMRRVRFT; encoded by the exons ATGAACATCTTTACTAAAGTCCCAGGATTCGCCCAACAAACCAG CAAGCTGGGTTCTGTGCTCCAACGCGCCTTCTATGGGTCCAGTGGGAGG GTGACCCTTTTCGAGCAGCGGAACTTCGCCGGCCGGCGGCTGGACCTGAGCTCCGACTGCTCCCGGATCAGCGACAAGAACTTCCCGGAGCGATGCAACTCCGTGCAGGTGGAGAGCGGAGC GTGGGTCGGCTACGAGCACGAGAACTTCCGCGGCCGCCAGTACCTGTGGGACATGAGCGAGCGCGGCGAGTACAACTGCTACGACAAGTGGTGCGCGCAGGTGGACCACGTGTCCTCCGTCAGGGCCGTGAAGCAG GACAACAACCCGGGCAGAGCGCAGCTGTTTGAGCGAGCCGGCTTCTCCGGGAAGAAGATGGAGATCCAGGACGACATCCCCAACCTGATGAGCCGCTACAGCCTGAACAGAGTGGCCTCCATCCGGGTGCTGGGAGGAGC GTGGGCCGTGTACCAGGAGCCCAACTACCGCGGCCCCCACTACATCCTGGAGAAGAGGGACTACAACAACTTCTCGGACTGGGGGAGCCAGAACAGCACCGTGGGCTCCATGCGGAGAGTCCGCTTCACCTGA